In Lentimicrobiaceae bacterium, the DNA window GAAACAGGCGAGTAGGTTTTACCAATTTTAGAATACAAAAGTTTCAGATACTCATATATTTCGGTAGAAGTACCAACAGTAGAACGAGGATTGGAGTTGTTGGTTTTTTGTTCGACGGCAATCGCAGGCGATATTCCCGAAATGTCGTCAACATCAGGTTTTTGCATCTTTCCTAAAAACTGCCTTGCGTACGAGCTCAAACTCTCTATGTATCGGCGCTGACCTTCGGCGTAAAGCGTATCGAAAGCCAACGACGATTTTCCCGAGCCGGAAAGTCCGGTAAATACAACTAATTCATTCCTAGGTATTTTTATTGAAATGTTTTTTAAGTTGTTTACCCTTGCTCCCTTTATTTCTATAAACGAACCCGTATTTGAAACCGACTTGCTGTTCTCTGTTTTTGTTGTCATTAAAATTTTGTTTCAAGTTTGCAAATTTATACAAATTTTTGTGAATAGTGATTAGTGGTTGGTGAGTGGTGAGTGGTGAGTGGTGAGTGGAGAGTGGTGTGTAGTTTTCAATCACCCATCACCCACCACCGACCACCCATCACCGATTACCTACCACTATTTCACCATAAAAACCATTAAAGCTAAAATCAATTTCACAAAATAATAATAAAATATTACCTTTGCAGGCTAAAATAATTATAATTGTATGCAAATAGAAAGAGAAATATTAGATGAGTTAACATCTGTAATTAATTTAACAATATCACCGGAGGATTATGAGCCTGAAGTGATTACAAGAATAAAACACCAACAAAAACAGTTGGCGATGCCCGGGTTCAGAAAAGGTCATGTGCCTTTTGGGATTGCAAAAAAAATGTACGGCGATGCATTTAGAGGCGAAGAAATAAACAGAGTAGCATCGGATAATTTGTTCAAATTTATTGCCGACGAAAAATTAGATATACTCGGAAACCCCATTCCCGTTGAAGATGAGGCTATGTCGTGGAAAGAGGGCGAAGACCTTAAATTAAAATTTAAAATAGGTTTGGCTCCCGAAGTGAATGTCAAGTTCGACGAGAATTTGCCCTTAGATAGTTACAACATCAGCATCGATGACGAAACGCATAGCCAAACAATAGCAAACGTACAAAAACAGCATTCTAAAAAGGAAGATCAAAGTGAAATAACCGACGATACTATTGTTGACGTTATTTTCAAACAAGTTGATGCCGAAGGTAATGAAGTAGAAAACGGTATTTCAAAATATGCCGAAATAGTTTTGTCGGAGCTTAAAACCGACGAAGCCAAAGATGCGTTTAAAAACGCCAAAATCGACGATACAATTAGCATTGCCGATATAGCCGAAATAAACAACAAGGAAAGTTTGGAAAAAATATTAAAAACCGAACTTGATGCTTACGACGAGTTGCCAACATTTTTGGTGGAAATAAAAGAGTGGTTTATAAGAGTCCCTGCCGAACTTAACGAAGAACTGTATAATCGCTTGTTTCCAAATATGGAAATAAAAACTGAGGAAGACTTTAACAATAAAATTAGAGAAAGTTTGACCGAAGAATACCAAAAAGTATCGAACAACTTTTTCTCATCGATGATGCAAGATAAGTTGTTAGATGTAGTTAAATTCGACCTTCCGACTGAGTTTTTAAAAGAATGGATGCTCGAAACCAACGAAAATCTTGATAAAGAAACACTAGAAAAGCAATTTCACTTGTACGAAAACGATATTCGTTGGCAATTGATAGAAAAAGAACTAGCAAAACAAGGCGAAATAAAAGTCTCAAGTGACGAAATAAAAGAAGGCGTT includes these proteins:
- a CDS encoding trigger factor, encoding MQIEREILDELTSVINLTISPEDYEPEVITRIKHQQKQLAMPGFRKGHVPFGIAKKMYGDAFRGEEINRVASDNLFKFIADEKLDILGNPIPVEDEAMSWKEGEDLKLKFKIGLAPEVNVKFDENLPLDSYNISIDDETHSQTIANVQKQHSKKEDQSEITDDTIVDVIFKQVDAEGNEVENGISKYAEIVLSELKTDEAKDAFKNAKIDDTISIADIAEINNKESLEKILKTELDAYDELPTFLVEIKEWFIRVPAELNEELYNRLFPNMEIKTEEDFNNKIRESLTEEYQKVSNNFFSSMMQDKLLDVVKFDLPTEFLKEWMLETNENLDKETLEKQFHLYENDIRWQLIEKELAKQGEIKVSSDEIKEGVAQSYFGPQWKMSDNEEMNKSILNFVEDNIKKNPEIGDRMGRMLLFDKIRDYVKSVATINEIDVNAKEFEEIEKKYFEEKNKQ